Part of the Aquimarina sp. TRL1 genome, GGGGATCCAGACTAGATGGTACAGCTGTACCTCAATGGGATGGAGTAGCTCGTCCGTATTCTTATATAGGGAATAATCTGGATCATTTTTATAGAACAGGAACAACCTTTATTAATACGGTTGCACTGGCAAATGCTTCAGAAACGCTTAATTATCGATTTTCAGCTTCTGATTTATCCAATGAAGATGTGATGCCGAATGCAGGATTAAACAGAAAGACATTTTCTCTAAATGTAGGATCTGTAATGGCGAAGAAGTTAACGACAAATGTGAATGTAAAATATATAAGGGAAAGTGTTACGAATCGTCCCAGATTATCTGATGCCCCTGGAAATGCCAATTATACTTTGATGAACCTGTCACCTAATGTGGATGTTCGCTTGATGAATCCAGGAGTGAATAGTGATCTTACAGAACGACAAATAACACAGAATGTATATACACAAAACCCATATTTTTCGGCATATCATTTTAGAAATGAAGATGTCAAAAATAGAATTATAGCTTCTTCTTCGATTCGTTATGATATTACAGATTGGTTATACACTTTAGCACGTGTGGGAGTTGATCATTATACTATTAAAAAAACAGAGGTAGAGCCCTGGGGAACGGCTTATAAGCCACTGGGAGGAATGACGGAAAGAGAAATCAGGTATAGTCAGATTGATAGTGATTTAATGCTTGGAGTGGACAAAACATTCGGAGAAAAAATAAATCTGGTAAGTTTTGCCGGGATAAACAGTAACCAGATAGAACGAGAAGATTTAAGCTTATCAGGAAATGATTTTATTGTTCCCGGTTTGGAAGATATCGGAAATACGAATAATCAATCCAGAAACAGAACCTACAATAAGAGAAAAATAGGATCTGTTTACGGTTCGGTGGAACTATCATATGATAATTTGGCATTCCTTACTTTTACGGGAAGAAATGATTGGTTCTCTACCTTGTCCTTTCCAGGAAAAACAACGCCTAATAATGATTTTTACTCTTCGGTGAGTGGAAGTGTTATTTTATCAGATTTGTTTCCTCTACCTGAAACAGTAAACTTTTTAAAACTTAGAGGAGGATATTCTCAGGTAGCAGGAGGTGCGAGTGATGCATATCAATTAGCACTTACTTATGAAATTTTTGGACAAGGACACTTGGGGCAACCTCTGGGAAAAATTACAAATGGAACGGTTCCTAATTTTGGATTGGTTCCTTTTAGCAAAACAGAAACAGAGGTAGGGCTTGATGCACGTTTATTTAATAACCGTTTATCCTTTGATGTAGCTTATTATAAAAACAATACAACTAATGATATCGTCTTTGTTTCTACGTCAGTCTTTTCTGGGTATGATCGGGCAATTGCCAATATTGGAGAAATAGAAAATAAAGGAATAGAGTTTTTAGTATCAGGAACTCCTGTAAAAACCAATAACTTCTTATGGAAAACAGCAGTCAATGGAGCGCATAATAAAGGAATCGTTTTGGCTACAAATGAAGTTGATGGAGAAATTAGCCTGGGACAGCCTCGTTCACAGAATGTAGAAATCAAACAAGTAGTAGGACAGCCGCAAGGCGTTATAGTAGGTGTTTCTTATGAGCGGGATGAACAAGGTGCTATTATCTATGATATCGATAGTGATGGGGTTCCCTTAGCCCGTGAGGGAGAACGAAAAATATTAGGAGAAGGAGTACCCCCGCTGACATTAGGTTGGAGTAATACAATTAACTATAAAGATTTTTCCTTAAGTTTTTTAATAGATGGGAAATTTGGGGGACAGATCTTCTCGGGAACCAATACTGTTACCTACACAAATGGATTACATAAAGCAACCCTTGAAGGAAGAGAAAATGGCCTGTCCGTATCGGGAATTGATGGGGCTACAGGAGCTCCTTTTACAAGGACGGTATCTCCTGAGTTTTTAGGCAGGTATTATAGTAGAGTCGGTAGAATAGCAGAACAATTTGTAGAAGATGCAGACTTTATCAAATTCAGGCAAGTAAGTTTAAGCTATTCATTACCTAATAGATACCTGGAAAAGACCTTTATAAACAAGGTGAATGTATCTTTTATTGCGTCTAATTTATTTTACCTGATGCGAAATGTTGATAACATCGATCCGGAAGCAGCTTATAATGTAGGGAATGCTCAAGGGTTAGAATATTTTGGAGTACCTAGTACCAGAAGTTATGGAATGAGTTTACAAGTTACCTTCTAAAAAGAGAGATAATCATGAAAAAATCAATATATATATTCATTGCAATCCTGACATGTTGGGGGTGTGATAAAGGTTTTGAAGAGTTAAATGTAGATCCTACAAAACCGGATCAGATAAGTGTAGTCAATAAACTTACTTCAGTACAGTTATTTACTTCTGGAGAACGTTATGAAAACTGGAGAGCCAATCTTATTTATTGTTCTACGATGATGCAGCATTTTGCCACTACAGCAGGGTATTGGTCTGGAGATAAATATACTTGGAATAGAGGATATGCTTCTTCATTAATTGATCGTTACTACGGAAATGCGGTAAAGACGCTGGAGGACATGATGGTACAACTTGATACGGAAGAAAAACCTGCAGAAATGAAGGCTATTACTCGAATTATGAGAGTTTTTGTCTATCATAGGTTGACAGATTTATACGGAGATATTCCCTATAGTGAAGCAGGAAAAGCTGTGATTGATGGAGTTCTGAAGCCTAAATATGACAGACAGGCTGATATTTATGCTGATTTATTGAAAGAATTAGAAGAGTCAGTAGCGGATCTGGGATCGGGAACTTCTGAGTTTGGGGATGCGGATTTAATGTATAAAGGAGATCTGGCAACATGGAAACGTTTCGGAAATTCCTTAATGTTGCG contains:
- a CDS encoding SusC/RagA family TonB-linked outer membrane protein; the encoded protein is MFKNLSIFLLCILGLYSSIGYSQTNIIEGKVKDVTGVPLPGVNIVLKGTTTGALSDFDGKYSIGAPGDGTLVFSMMGFATKEIDVNGRSTVNVVLQEDVESLEEVVVTALGIKKSTKALGYSLTEVGGEEVSAIKQTNAINSLQGKVAGVNITQNATGAAGSSRVVIRGSSSLTQENQPLYVVDGIPISNDNNGSAGEWGGTDGGDGISSINPDDIASISVLKGGAASALYGSRAANGVIILTTKKGKEQKGLGVTLSSAVTFDRVDTSLQDLQTTYGQGRRGEKPGNQEEALEIGFSSWGSRLDGTAVPQWDGVARPYSYIGNNLDHFYRTGTTFINTVALANASETLNYRFSASDLSNEDVMPNAGLNRKTFSLNVGSVMAKKLTTNVNVKYIRESVTNRPRLSDAPGNANYTLMNLSPNVDVRLMNPGVNSDLTERQITQNVYTQNPYFSAYHFRNEDVKNRIIASSSIRYDITDWLYTLARVGVDHYTIKKTEVEPWGTAYKPLGGMTEREIRYSQIDSDLMLGVDKTFGEKINLVSFAGINSNQIEREDLSLSGNDFIVPGLEDIGNTNNQSRNRTYNKRKIGSVYGSVELSYDNLAFLTFTGRNDWFSTLSFPGKTTPNNDFYSSVSGSVILSDLFPLPETVNFLKLRGGYSQVAGGASDAYQLALTYEIFGQGHLGQPLGKITNGTVPNFGLVPFSKTETEVGLDARLFNNRLSFDVAYYKNNTTNDIVFVSTSVFSGYDRAIANIGEIENKGIEFLVSGTPVKTNNFLWKTAVNGAHNKGIVLATNEVDGEISLGQPRSQNVEIKQVVGQPQGVIVGVSYERDEQGAIIYDIDSDGVPLAREGERKILGEGVPPLTLGWSNTINYKDFSLSFLIDGKFGGQIFSGTNTVTYTNGLHKATLEGRENGLSVSGIDGATGAPFTRTVSPEFLGRYYSRVGRIAEQFVEDADFIKFRQVSLSYSLPNRYLEKTFINKVNVSFIASNLFYLMRNVDNIDPEAAYNVGNAQGLEYFGVPSTRSYGMSLQVTF